Proteins encoded within one genomic window of Cucumis sativus cultivar 9930 chromosome 3, Cucumber_9930_V3, whole genome shotgun sequence:
- the LOC101218215 gene encoding EKC/KEOPS complex subunit TPRKB, giving the protein MKGFQINNTTLTLALFTDVTNSKELLDSMQAGTLEPEVAFLNASLIPDVFPVLAAAHKTLVSKSRGSLTTRTLHSELVYNYSGSKHITESLRRCGISDSSSYVLAACFNTSPDEVKAIEKLVHGKEINLEELGERADQAQIQKHFKITGPELTLSPVGEAITCRIAARDAL; this is encoded by the exons ATGAAAGGATTCCAAATCAACAACACCACCCTAACTCTCGCTCTTTTCACAGACGTCACCAATTCCAa GGAACTTCTTGATTCTATGCAAGCTGGAACTTTGGAGCCGGAAGTTGCATTTCTCAATGCTTCACTT ATTCCAGATGTTTTTCCAGTGCTTGCGGCTGCTCATAAGACACTGGTTTCTAAGTCAAGAGGTTCTCTGACCACCCGCACCCTTCATTCAGAACTTGTGTACAATTATTCGGGTTCAAAGCAT ATTACAGAGTCTTTAAGAAGATGTGGAATTTCTGATAGCTCCTCCTATGTTCTTGCGGCTTGTTTTAATACGTCTCCTGATGAG GTGAAGGCCATCGAGAAACTCGTACATGGTAAAGAGATCAACCTAGAGGAATTGGGAGAGAGAGCAGACCAAGCTCAGATACAAAAG cattttaaaatcactGGACCAGAGTTGACGTTATCTCCAGTTGGAGAGGCTATAACATGTAGAATCGCTGCGCGGGATGCATTGTAG
- the LOC101217976 gene encoding protein CYPRO4: MGSGQSREDVELSDSDDYKEEEEDDDDDEEEYEDADKELKPHSISTTAKSTGTSSAIDDVDAKLKALKLKYGSSSSSPSPSQTPNSKNAVKLYLHIGGNTPRAKWIVSEKFTFYVFLKTANVDGHNDDDEEEDDDEGHNANSSGGRRWVLKVGAKVRALVSTEMQLKMFGEQRRVDFVNKGVWALKFPSGEQYRNFVTEFQDCLFENVYGLQATDENKVKIYGKEFIGWLKPEVADDSIWENADIDFEKSPSSSVRTKQDLIEEFEEAANGGVQSLTLGALDNSFLVNDSGVQVYRNLSHGIHGKGVSLKFGAGHSPNIGRSTPKKGLLVKAETNMLLMSPLKEGKPHTTGLEQLDIETGKIVTEWKFEKDGTDITMRDITNDTKGSQLDPSESTFLGLDDNRLCQWDMRDRRGMVQNISGSADNSMVLNWAQGHQFSRGTNFQCFATTGDGSIVVGSIDGKIRLYSKTSMRQAKTAFPGLGSPITHVDVTYDGKWILGTTDSYLILICTLFTDKDGNTKTGFSGRMGNRIPAPRLLKLTPLDSHLAGTDNTFHGGHFSWVTESGKQERHLVATVGKFSVIWDFHRVKNSSHDCYRNQQGLKSCYCYKIVLKDESIVESRFMHDKFAVSDSPEAPLVVATPMKVSSISLSGKR, translated from the exons ATGGGTTCTGGCCAGAGCCGCGAGGATGTTGAACTTTCAGACTCCGATGATtacaaggaagaagaagaagacgacgacgacgacgaagAAGAATATGAAGATGCTGATAAAGAATTGAAGCCACACTCGATCTCTACCACTGCTAAATCCACTGGTACCTCTTCTGCAATTGATGATGTTGATGCTAAACTCAAAGCTCTTAAGCTCAAGTATGgctcctcttcctcttccccttCTCCTTCTCAGACACCTAATTCTAAGAACGCTGTCAAACTTTACCTTCATATTGGTGGAAATACCCCCCGTGCGAAATGGATCGTCTCTGAGAAATTCACTTTCTACGTTTTTCTCAAGACCGCCAACGTCGACGGACATAATGACGATGACGAGGAGGAAGATGACGATGAGGGTCATAATGCCAATTCCTCAGGTGGGAGACGTTGGGTACTCAAAGTGGGGGCGAAGGTCAGAGCGTTGGTTTCCACGGAAATGCAATTGAAGATGTTTGGCGAGCAGCGGCGCGTCGATTTTGTTAACAAAGGTGTCTGGGCTTTGAAGTTCCCGAGCGGTGAACAGTATCGGAACTTCGTGACCGAATTCCAAGATTGCTTGTTTGAGAATGTTTATGGGCTTCAAGCGACTGATGAGAACAAGGTCAAGATTTACGGGAAGGAGTTCATTGGGTGGTTGAAGCCGGAGGTGGCTGACGATTCGATTTGGGAAAACGCggatattgattttgaaaagagCCCCAGCTCGTCAGTGAGGACGAAACAAGACTTGATAGAGGAGTTCGAGGAGGCTGCTAATGGAGGAGTGCAGAGCTTGACATTAGGGGCGCTGGATAACAGCTTCTTGGTGAACGACTCTGGGGTTCAGGTTTACAGGAATCTGAGCCATGGAATTCATGGGAAGGGGGTTTCATTGAAATTTGGTGCAGGACATTCTCCAAACATTGGGCGATCAACGCCAAAGAAGGGTCTTCTCGTGAAGGCTGAGACAAACATGCTTCTCATGAGTCCATTGAAGGAGGGAAAGCCCCACACAACAGGTCTAGAGCAGCTTGATATCGAGACAGGGAAAATAGTTACAGAATGGAAGTTTGAAAAGGATGGTACAGACATTACAATGAGGGACATCACAAACGACACCAAAGGGTCGCAATTAGATCCTTCAGAGTCTACATTTTTGGGGTTGGATGACAACAGGCTTTGTCAATGGGACATGAGAGACCGTAGAGGAATGGTTCAGAACATAAGTGGGTCTGCTGATAATTCGATGGTTCTAAACTGGGCGCAGGGGCATCAGTTTTCAAGAGGGACGAACTTCCAATGCTTCGCTACAACAGGGGATGGTTCAATTGTTGTTGGATCGATTGATGGGAAAATAAGGCTGTACTCGAAGACGTCGATGAGACAGGCAAAGACAGCCTTTCCGGGGCTCGGTTCGCCGATTACTCATGTGGATGTTACTTATGATGGCAAGTGGATTTTGGGGACTACTGATAGTTATTTGATACTGATCTGTACTTTATTCACTGATAAAGATGGCAACACGAAGACTGGGTTCAGTGGTCGTATGGGGAACAGAATTCCAGCTCCGAGGTTGCTGAAGTTGACTCCTCTGGATTCCCACTTGGCTGGAACAGACAATACATTCCATGGTGGCCATTTCTCTTGG GTAACCGAAAGCGGTAAACAAGAGCGTCACCTCGTTGCAACAGTGGGCAAATTCAGTGTGATATGGGACTTCCATCGCGTAAAGAACAGTTCACATGACTGCTACAGGAATCAGCAAGGGCTCAAGAGCTGTTACTGCTACAAGATTGTGCTGAAGGATGAATCCATTGTCGAGAGCCGATTCATGCACGACAAGTTTGCTGTATCCGATTCTCCAGAAGCTCCACTGGTTGTGGCTACCCCCATGAAAGTGAGCTCCATCAGCCTCTCCGGGAAGAGATGA